In the Mycolicibacterium thermoresistibile genome, one interval contains:
- a CDS encoding cytochrome P450 translates to MTRPRVKFDPFSEEFFNDPFGIYKRMRDEAPIYYDEDEDFYALSRHADVAAALKDHETFSSSRGCDLAMVRSEERPQKSIIFMDPPEHRHMRSLLNKAFTPRAIQSQRDTVIELVRKYLGAVKSDEFDVVQDFSGPFPVEVITRMAGVPEEYRQQVRHWIDTSLHREPGQIEATEAGMQANIDTAMFYYDLVQKRRQEPQDDMISRLIAAEIPDEDGGMRRLDDIEICGFATLLGGAGAETVTKLIGTAVVNFARFPDQWQKLLDDRSKIPAAVEELLRYEGPVQYNVRYTLKEAHVPSGTIPAGKPVFLLKASANRDERAWTDADRFDIDRDRTESPNLALGYGIHSCLGAALARLESTIALEHLLDFMPRYEVKWDGLRRVTMQNVGGYSHVPVKVLR, encoded by the coding sequence CCCCGGGTGAAGTTCGATCCCTTCTCGGAGGAGTTCTTCAACGATCCGTTCGGCATCTACAAACGGATGCGGGACGAGGCGCCGATCTACTACGACGAGGACGAGGACTTCTACGCGCTGTCCCGGCATGCCGATGTCGCCGCCGCGCTGAAGGACCACGAGACGTTCTCCTCGTCGCGCGGGTGCGACCTGGCGATGGTGCGCTCCGAGGAGCGGCCGCAGAAGTCCATCATCTTCATGGACCCGCCCGAGCACCGGCACATGCGCAGCCTGCTCAACAAGGCGTTCACCCCGCGGGCGATCCAGTCCCAGCGCGACACCGTGATCGAACTGGTGCGCAAGTACCTCGGTGCGGTGAAGTCCGACGAGTTCGATGTGGTCCAGGACTTCTCCGGACCGTTCCCGGTCGAGGTCATCACCCGGATGGCCGGCGTCCCCGAGGAATACCGTCAGCAGGTGCGGCACTGGATCGACACCAGCCTGCACCGCGAGCCCGGTCAGATCGAGGCCACCGAGGCGGGCATGCAGGCCAACATCGACACCGCGATGTTCTACTACGACCTGGTGCAGAAACGCCGGCAGGAACCGCAAGACGACATGATCAGCCGGCTCATCGCCGCGGAGATCCCGGATGAGGACGGCGGCATGCGCCGGCTCGACGACATCGAGATCTGCGGTTTCGCAACACTTCTCGGCGGGGCCGGCGCGGAGACGGTGACCAAGTTGATCGGCACCGCGGTGGTGAACTTCGCCCGGTTCCCCGACCAGTGGCAGAAGCTGCTCGATGATCGCAGCAAGATCCCCGCCGCGGTGGAGGAACTGCTGCGCTATGAGGGTCCGGTGCAGTACAACGTGCGCTACACGCTCAAGGAGGCGCACGTGCCCAGCGGCACCATCCCGGCCGGCAAGCCGGTGTTCCTGCTGAAGGCCTCGGCCAACCGCGACGAACGGGCCTGGACCGATGCCGACAGGTTCGACATCGACCGTGATCGCACCGAGTCGCCGAACCTGGCTCTCGGCTACGGCATCCACAGCTGTCTCGGCGCCGCGCTGGCCCGGTTGGAGAGTACGATCGCACTCGAGCACCTGCTCGATTTCATGCCTCGGTACGAGGTGAAGTGGGACGGTCTGCGGCGGGTGACGATGCAGAACGTGGGCGGTTACTCCCATGTCCCGGTGAAGGTGTTGCGATGA
- a CDS encoding ferredoxin, with the protein MTKKVEVDFGLCEANGVCMGIIPEVFQLDDQDYLHVLQDEVTPENEEQIREAVRQCPRQAISIRE; encoded by the coding sequence ATGACGAAGAAGGTCGAGGTCGATTTCGGGCTGTGCGAGGCCAACGGTGTCTGCATGGGCATCATCCCGGAGGTCTTCCAGCTCGACGATCAGGATTACCTGCACGTACTGCAGGATGAGGTGACCCCGGAGAACGAGGAACAGATTCGCGAGGCGGTGCGGCAGTGTCCGCGCCAGGCCATCTCGATTCGGGAGTGA
- a CDS encoding DUF1330 domain-containing protein codes for MAKAYIVITEDVKDPAGMAEYGKLAGPTMANAKVLAFDQKAEVIEGTWHGTQTVLLEFESEEAAKAWYYSDEYQAAAKLRQAAADCNGAILHGV; via the coding sequence ATGGCCAAGGCATACATCGTCATCACCGAGGACGTGAAGGATCCGGCCGGCATGGCCGAGTACGGCAAGCTGGCCGGCCCGACGATGGCTAACGCCAAAGTGCTGGCGTTCGACCAGAAGGCCGAGGTGATCGAGGGGACCTGGCACGGTACCCAGACGGTGCTGCTGGAGTTCGAGTCCGAGGAGGCGGCCAAGGCCTGGTACTACTCCGACGAGTATCAGGCCGCCGCCAAACTCCGTCAGGCCGCCGCGGATTGCAACGGCGCCATTCTGCACGGGGTGTGA
- a CDS encoding ferredoxin yields MKVTVDEDRCAGHGMCLTLCPEVFELTDDGWSVAKLEEVPPELESAAREAIEHCPERAIREID; encoded by the coding sequence ATGAAGGTCACGGTCGACGAGGATCGCTGCGCCGGGCACGGCATGTGCCTCACCCTGTGCCCCGAGGTGTTCGAACTGACCGACGACGGTTGGTCGGTCGCAAAACTCGAAGAGGTGCCGCCGGAGCTGGAATCCGCGGCGCGCGAGGCGATCGAGCACTGCCCTGAACGTGCGATCCGGGAAATCGACTGA
- a CDS encoding cytochrome P450, with the protein MAEDITAVDFFRDDRLTDDPYPFYAALRDKCPVTREKFYGVTMVTGWQEAVDVYNDAESFSSCISVTGPFPGFPVSLEGKENEDITELINEHRDEIPFSDQLPTLDPPTHTNHRALLMRLITPKRLKENEDAMWQIADDILDDFLAPGHGEFINGFAGPFTLRVIADLLGVPEEDRPELLERLARGTHGSGLGNADKTLAKTPLEYLYDVFAEYVEDRRRNPRDDVLTGLATATFPGGTTPEVGDVVRVATNVFSAGQETTVRLLSTALKVLGDRPDIQERVRADRSLLPNFIEECLRIESPVKGDFRLSRVPTTVGGQPLGAGCTVMVINGAANRDPRRFENPDEFDPDRKNARQHLAFGRGIHSCPGAPLARAETRVGLERLLDRTSDIRISEAHHGPPENRRYSYIPTYILRGLTELHLEFDGVSGGAR; encoded by the coding sequence ATGCGGCGCTCCGCGACAAGTGTCCGGTGACGCGGGAGAAGTTCTACGGCGTCACCATGGTGACCGGTTGGCAGGAAGCCGTGGACGTCTACAACGATGCCGAGTCGTTCTCCTCGTGCATCTCGGTGACCGGCCCGTTTCCGGGATTCCCGGTGTCGTTGGAGGGCAAGGAGAACGAGGACATCACCGAGCTGATCAACGAGCACCGTGACGAGATTCCGTTCAGCGATCAGCTGCCCACACTGGATCCGCCGACCCACACCAATCACCGTGCCCTGCTGATGCGGCTGATCACGCCGAAGCGTCTCAAGGAGAACGAGGACGCGATGTGGCAGATCGCCGACGACATCCTCGACGACTTCCTCGCGCCCGGCCACGGCGAGTTCATCAACGGCTTTGCCGGCCCGTTCACGCTGCGGGTCATCGCCGACCTACTCGGCGTGCCCGAGGAGGACCGCCCGGAGTTGCTGGAGCGGCTGGCCCGCGGAACTCACGGCAGCGGGCTGGGCAATGCCGACAAGACGCTGGCCAAGACCCCGCTGGAGTACCTCTACGACGTGTTCGCCGAGTACGTCGAGGACCGCCGCCGCAACCCGCGGGACGACGTGCTCACCGGTCTGGCCACCGCGACGTTCCCGGGCGGCACCACACCCGAGGTCGGCGATGTGGTGCGGGTGGCGACGAATGTGTTCTCGGCCGGTCAGGAGACCACGGTGCGGCTGCTGTCCACCGCGCTGAAGGTGCTCGGCGACCGCCCCGACATCCAGGAGCGGGTCCGCGCGGACCGCAGCCTGCTGCCCAACTTCATCGAGGAGTGCCTGCGGATCGAGAGCCCGGTCAAGGGTGACTTCCGGTTGTCCCGGGTGCCCACCACCGTGGGCGGTCAGCCGCTGGGGGCCGGCTGCACGGTCATGGTGATCAACGGGGCGGCCAACCGCGACCCCCGGCGGTTCGAGAACCCCGACGAGTTCGACCCCGACCGCAAGAACGCCCGTCAGCATCTGGCATTCGGCCGGGGCATCCACAGTTGCCCGGGCGCTCCGCTGGCCCGCGCCGAGACCCGCGTCGGCCTGGAACGTCTCCTGGACCGCACCAGCGACATCCGGATCAGCGAGGCGCACCACGGCCCGCCGGAGAATCGCAGGTACTCCTACATTCCCACCTACATCCTGCGCGGCCTCACCGAGTTGCATCTGGAGTTCGACGGCGTTTCCGGTGGTGCACGATGA